A genomic region of Miscanthus floridulus cultivar M001 chromosome 3, ASM1932011v1, whole genome shotgun sequence contains the following coding sequences:
- the LOC136544116 gene encoding uncharacterized protein — MKESSCHDTKMVVYCQEVRWLEDRFDGLELNHIPRRLNKATNALAKAASCQDPVSMGVFASDQHKPLVRYEGLEWATDGPSDLAPGANPPTAPPDPEVMELEEDPAVEPDLLNGWRMLYLDYLLHNTLSADKTEARCLACRAKSFVLVEGKLYKWSHVGILQLCIPSE; from the coding sequence atgaaggagtcaagctgccacgacaccaagatggtggtgtactgccaagaagtccgatggctggaggatagattcgacggcctcgaactcaatcacatcccaaggcgccttaACAAAGCGACCAACGCacttgcaaaagcagcatccTGCCAAGATCCAGTATcaatgggtgtcttcgccagtgatcaACATAAGCCCTTGGTGCGCTACGAAGGGTTGGAATGGGCCaccgatggcccatctgatctagcCCCCGGGGCCAACCCACcgactgctccgcccgaccccgaggtcatggagcttgaagaggatccagcagtAGAGCCTGACCTTCTCAACGGctggagaatgctttaccttgactacctcctccacaacACACTATCGgcagacaagacagaagcccgatgCCTCGcatgtcgtgccaagtccttcgttcttgtagaaggcaaactctacaaatggagccacgttgggatcctacagctctgcatCCCCAGCGAATAG